One genomic region from Candidatus Saccharimonadia bacterium encodes:
- a CDS encoding CHASE3 domain-containing protein: MLPPELRQYSNRKLFVALAAMIAATFVTTAATIFTISTLVVYRQGAQAHNDARIQIGQLLTSLADAETGQRGYLLTGDTTYLGPYSMAANHIPGQLADIITRTKGDIAQVQINKLSTLVKQKLTELAGTITLRQSGDTAAAQQVVASGTSKVLTDQIRSVAQEVQSAEAAQIDRDRSNITTLAALARDISVVSVIIVIGLSIVVYWTYLKAIQSERVLDRAKDEFVSLASHQLRTPATGIKSILSTLAAGDFGPLNDRQQYFLRRALESSERELGIIEELLNVAKADAGRLILHISTFELGGLIDTIVGEQRAAITEKQQELTVKRPSRPITLVADEEKLYMAIGNLLDNARKYTPEFGKIAITISNSHGIAKIEVADSGIGIDSEEINHIFDRFHRASEAVRDQVEGAGLGLYLASRIAQLHEGSIEVSSRLGKGTKFVMILPQGDQDAAEGAAN, from the coding sequence TTGCTGCCACCAGAACTCCGCCAATACTCCAACCGAAAATTGTTTGTCGCCTTAGCCGCCATGATCGCGGCTACCTTCGTAACCACCGCGGCCACGATTTTCACGATCTCCACCCTGGTGGTCTACCGGCAGGGTGCACAGGCGCACAACGACGCGCGCATCCAGATCGGCCAACTCCTTACCAGTCTCGCCGATGCCGAAACCGGCCAGCGCGGCTATCTGCTCACCGGCGATACCACCTATCTCGGACCCTATAGTATGGCCGCCAACCATATACCGGGACAACTCGCAGACATCATCACTCGCACCAAAGGCGACATTGCTCAAGTCCAAATAAATAAATTAAGCACTCTGGTAAAGCAAAAGCTAACTGAACTCGCAGGTACCATTACGCTGAGGCAATCCGGCGACACCGCTGCCGCCCAGCAAGTCGTGGCGTCCGGCACGAGCAAGGTCTTGACGGACCAGATCCGCAGCGTCGCGCAAGAGGTACAAAGTGCCGAGGCCGCCCAGATCGACCGCGACCGCTCCAACATTACCACGTTGGCTGCTTTAGCCCGCGACATCAGCGTGGTGAGCGTGATAATCGTCATCGGCCTGTCGATCGTGGTGTACTGGACCTACCTCAAGGCCATCCAGAGCGAGCGGGTACTCGACCGCGCCAAAGACGAGTTTGTCTCGCTGGCTTCACATCAATTGCGCACGCCCGCCACCGGCATCAAATCCATTCTCTCCACCCTGGCCGCCGGCGATTTTGGCCCGCTCAACGACCGGCAACAGTATTTCTTGCGCCGTGCCCTCGAAAGCAGCGAGCGCGAGCTCGGCATCATCGAAGAGCTGCTCAATGTTGCCAAAGCCGATGCTGGCCGTCTCATCTTGCACATCTCCACCTTCGAGCTAGGCGGCCTCATTGACACCATTGTAGGCGAACAGCGCGCTGCCATTACCGAAAAACAGCAGGAACTGACCGTTAAACGCCCGTCGCGCCCCATCACCCTCGTGGCCGATGAAGAAAAGCTCTATATGGCCATTGGCAACCTGCTCGACAACGCTCGCAAGTACACGCCTGAATTCGGAAAAATTGCTATAACCATATCAAATTCCCATGGCATAGCCAAAATAGAGGTAGCCGACAGCGGCATTGGCATCGACTCAGAGGAAATTAACCACATCTTCGACCGATTCCACCGCGCCAGCGAGGCCGTACGCGACCAAGTCGAAGGCGCCGGCCTGGGCCTCTATCTGGCCAGCCGCATCGCTCAATTGCACGAAGGCAGCATCGAAGTTAGCTCAAGGCTCGGAAAAGGCACAAAATTTGTTATGATACTCCCACAGGGAGATCAAGATGCTGCCGAAGGTGCTGCTAATTGA
- a CDS encoding response regulator, which produces MLPKVLLIEDDDVIREIYAMKFELDGFPVASASNGRIGLQMVEDFEPQVILLDMMMPVMGGLEFMQALKKQGRALPDVIVFSNISAPKQVDAVMRLGAKAYWTKSDYTPDRVSNELVKLWNDK; this is translated from the coding sequence ATGCTGCCGAAGGTGCTGCTAATTGAAGACGACGACGTCATCCGGGAAATTTATGCCATGAAGTTCGAGCTCGACGGCTTCCCGGTGGCTTCAGCCTCAAATGGGCGGATCGGGCTGCAAATGGTCGAAGATTTTGAACCGCAAGTTATCTTGCTCGACATGATGATGCCGGTGATGGGTGGGCTGGAGTTTATGCAGGCACTCAAAAAGCAAGGCCGAGCGCTGCCGGACGTGATCGTGTTCTCCAATATCTCTGCCCCCAAGCAGGTCGACGCCGTGATGCGGCTGGGCGCCAAGGCCTACTGGACCAAATCCGACTACACCCCCGACCGCGTCTCCAACGAACTCGTAAAACTATGGAACGATAAGTGA
- the mgtA gene encoding magnesium-translocating P-type ATPase, producing MKNDTTGLTSREAAKRLAKYGPNALAQGKSRPPVLAFLSRFSNPLVIILLFAATLSAFLGDRISFIIIIAIVLVSTVLDFFNSYRSEKAAEALKNRVRVEAEVLRDHKWLSLPLAELVPGDVVKLTAGRLIPADGIVLEGKDLAANESSLTGESFPVGKPPQAELYLGSSIISGSGLMRVEQTGAGTKFSHIARALSSQDTPTEFDREIKDFSLLIIKITTVLVVVIFTFNTIFRPGQLLESLLFSVALAVGLTPELLPLIITLNLTKGSLAMAKHGVIVKHLSSIQNLGSMDVLCTDKTGTLTEDHIALVRHVDGFGAESPSVLLYGYLASRFTTGFENPLDAAVRAFKTVDIKGYTKLDEIPYDFERKRESVVMAHGRGQMLVTKGAPEEIMRLCTTYADGRPFEAVKAEVQAQYETLSSQGFRVLAVATRRVPKQPRYEPDAEHDFTFNGFMAFLDPAKQSVKATLEQLNEYGIHIKIVTGDNALVTRKIADDIGLPIAGILTGAEIDRLSRPQLRDAVETTTIFARVNPEQKLRIIEQLRAGKHVVGYLGDGINDAPALKAADIGISVNNAVDVAKATADLILLRKSLESLTAGIIEGRRTYANTLKYLMMSLGSNFGNMFSMAAGSLFLPFLPMQATQILLTNLLYDTSQFALPLDGVDPEGLKRPRTLSIAGLRRAMWTFGPLSSLFDFATFGLLLWVFHFGSAQFQTGWFLESVATQTFVVYIIRTRKLPFIQSRPSPYLVISTVATVLAGYGIALSAVGRLFGFEPLPFPALAAIVAVVAAYLLVAEAVKRQVFARLNL from the coding sequence ATGAAGAACGACACCACCGGCCTCACCTCCCGCGAAGCTGCCAAACGCCTGGCCAAATACGGCCCCAACGCCCTCGCCCAGGGCAAATCCCGCCCGCCCGTGCTGGCGTTTCTGTCGCGCTTTAGCAACCCGCTGGTCATCATCCTGCTGTTTGCCGCCACGCTCTCGGCTTTTCTCGGCGATCGCATCAGCTTCATTATCATCATCGCCATTGTGCTCGTGAGCACCGTGCTCGATTTCTTCAACAGTTACCGCTCCGAAAAAGCCGCCGAAGCGCTCAAAAATCGCGTGCGCGTGGAAGCCGAAGTGCTGCGCGACCACAAGTGGCTTAGCCTGCCGCTGGCCGAGCTCGTGCCGGGGGACGTGGTCAAGCTCACCGCCGGTCGCCTCATCCCGGCCGATGGCATTGTGCTCGAAGGCAAAGATTTGGCCGCCAACGAATCCAGCCTCACCGGCGAATCGTTCCCCGTGGGCAAGCCGCCGCAGGCCGAGCTGTACCTGGGCTCGAGCATCATCAGCGGCTCCGGCCTGATGCGCGTCGAGCAAACCGGCGCCGGCACCAAATTTTCGCACATCGCCCGCGCGCTGTCGTCGCAAGACACCCCCACCGAATTTGACCGCGAAATTAAAGATTTTAGCTTACTGATCATCAAAATCACTACCGTTCTGGTGGTCGTGATCTTCACGTTCAACACCATCTTCCGCCCCGGCCAGCTCCTCGAATCGTTGCTCTTTAGCGTTGCCCTGGCCGTGGGCCTCACGCCCGAGCTACTGCCGCTCATTATCACGCTCAACCTCACCAAAGGCTCGCTCGCCATGGCTAAGCACGGTGTGATCGTGAAACACCTGAGCTCCATCCAAAACCTCGGCTCCATGGACGTGCTGTGCACCGACAAAACCGGCACACTCACCGAAGACCACATTGCCCTCGTCCGCCACGTCGACGGCTTCGGCGCCGAATCGCCGTCCGTGCTACTCTACGGTTACCTGGCCAGCCGCTTCACCACCGGCTTCGAAAATCCGCTCGACGCCGCCGTGCGCGCGTTCAAGACCGTCGACATCAAGGGCTACACCAAGCTCGACGAAATTCCCTACGACTTCGAGCGCAAACGTGAATCCGTGGTGATGGCGCACGGTCGCGGCCAAATGCTCGTCACCAAAGGCGCGCCGGAAGAAATCATGCGCCTGTGCACTACCTACGCCGACGGCCGCCCGTTCGAGGCCGTCAAGGCCGAGGTGCAGGCCCAGTACGAGACCCTCAGCTCCCAGGGCTTCCGGGTGCTCGCCGTCGCCACCCGCCGTGTTCCCAAGCAGCCGCGCTACGAGCCCGACGCCGAGCATGATTTCACCTTCAACGGTTTCATGGCCTTCCTCGATCCCGCTAAGCAGTCGGTGAAAGCCACCCTCGAGCAGCTCAACGAATACGGCATTCACATCAAGATCGTCACCGGCGACAATGCTCTCGTGACGCGCAAAATCGCCGACGACATCGGACTGCCCATCGCCGGTATCCTCACGGGCGCCGAAATCGACCGCCTCAGCCGTCCCCAGCTGCGCGATGCCGTCGAGACCACCACCATCTTTGCCCGCGTCAATCCCGAGCAAAAGTTGCGCATCATCGAGCAACTGCGCGCCGGCAAACATGTCGTTGGCTACCTCGGCGACGGCATCAATGACGCCCCCGCCCTCAAGGCCGCCGACATTGGCATCTCCGTCAACAATGCCGTCGATGTCGCCAAAGCCACGGCCGACCTCATCCTTCTGCGCAAATCCCTCGAAAGCCTCACCGCCGGCATCATTGAAGGGCGCCGCACCTACGCCAATACGCTCAAGTACCTCATGATGTCGCTGGGGTCAAACTTTGGCAATATGTTTTCAATGGCCGCCGGTTCGCTGTTTCTGCCGTTTCTGCCCATGCAAGCCACGCAAATTCTCCTCACCAACCTGCTCTATGACACCTCGCAATTCGCCCTGCCCCTCGATGGCGTCGACCCCGAGGGCCTCAAGCGCCCCCGCACCCTGAGCATCGCCGGTCTGCGCCGCGCCATGTGGACCTTTGGCCCCCTGAGCTCTCTCTTTGACTTCGCCACGTTCGGCTTGCTGCTCTGGGTGTTTCACTTTGGCTCGGCGCAATTCCAGACCGGCTGGTTCCTCGAATCCGTCGCCACCCAAACCTTCGTGGTCTACATTATTCGCACGCGCAAGCTGCCGTTTATCCAGAGCCGACCCAGTCCGTATCTGGTGATCAGCACCGTCGCTACTGTACTGGCGGGATACGGCATCGCGCTCAGTGCCGTCGGCCGGCTCTTCGGCTTTGAGCCGCTGCCCTTCCCGGCCCTGGCCGCCATCGTGGCTGTCGTGGCGGCCTACCTGCTGGTAGCCGAAGCTGTGAAACGCCAGGTATTTGCCCGTCTCAACCTATAA